Part of the Benincasa hispida cultivar B227 chromosome 12, ASM972705v1, whole genome shotgun sequence genome is shown below.
TTCCATTTTACCCctagatttcttttttttttttcacattttttttttttttagttttgtttggaTTACATTCCTTAATATTAGAagaccattttcattttcaaatatagagtTTACCCTTCAAGTCAAAgataaatgggaaaaaaataaaagaaaagaaaaagagttggGCTGTTGTCCACTTGATTTGATTTGAGAAGTTTGGGCCAAGACTTAGTAAAGAAATGGGCCAAGATAGGGTTTGGGCCAACTCTCACTAAAGAAATGGGCCACAAGTGATGGCATCCCACCACATATCTTTCTCTTACTCAATTCAAAACAATAAGAGAAGCTTATTaagattttataaaaatatcaaataatatcaaataatttgtaaattaaaccctttgttaaatgaaaaataacttttcTAGATTTGAGTAagtattctttttttctttttctttttcttttaatgtgtgTAGCTAACTTTTTTTTACTATCATAATTAGAcagtaaattaataatatacaatcgattaaaaaaatgtttatttaagtaaaaattgattaattataagtaataatttaatttgttcTTATTATGCATATAATCATTATCAAAGAAACGGGATAAAACACAGAGAATTGATGCATTTTCAAACATTTTGTGAAACTTATAACTTATCATTTGGGAACAATTacaatttagatatttttagTATCATTGGATACCTTTAAACTTTGTGAGTTGTATTGATTAAAATTATGAACTAATAATtacatcaatttaaattttgaattttcataagtgtattaatttacacctcctttagattttatttgaaaattacgtatgaaacttataatttgtaTCAATTAAGTTTTTAAACTTCCATAAACAATTCAATTTAGAACCTTCATCATGTTtacttttgaaaatcatcaatgaATCAATTCTCACGTGTGTACCCTTTTTCAAATGTCGGttttataaaattgactattaaatttgattcatgGATAATTCTCAAAGGAAATCTTTAAGGTTGTTACGGTAAAAAAAAGCTTATCTAACACACCACGTAATAAGTTACCCATAATGTCACAGCAATCCCAAAAAGCCTACACCCTCAAAATTGGTAACTCTATAACACAAAAATATTACCCTTAAATAtgcatgaaagaaaagaaaaatcggATCAATGCTATAACCAGTCGAGTcccaaagaaggaaaaaaaaatcctcaagcataaactctCATAATTTTTTAGATAAGAAAAGAATTTTCTGACAAAAATAACATTGTGAAGGACATCATAGAACATCTCCTGGGATAAGATTAAGAACAAAAGTGCCAATATCTATGGATCACGACTAAAAAAATATAGCTAAGATCAAAACACTAACAATTAAAATTGTATATTTCGCAAGGTGTTTTTCCAGACTGAATGTAATAAAGGGTATAAGTTGATACACATATAAAACTcccatattcaaattaatacaattattagtttaaggtTTTAATTGCTGCAATTCTCAAAATTGACTGATATAAATTGATTgatattttttgttattaattttatgtgaCATACTATTTAGAGACTTGGTAAAAACATAGAGGTAGGGATGGTCATTCAAATTGcaaaaaccgaaccgaaccgaaaacTTAGTGAAACCGAaaaattcggttcggttcggtttcactttcgaaaatcgaatttaaaaccgaaccgaaccgaaccgctttaattaaaaaaaagaatataacatggattttttaaaaatgtcaaaaccGAATTTATTCTAGGAGATATTCTATATGCAGTTCGAACCAAACTGTTTCCACTCGTACATAGATGAAGGtcaaataaaggagaaaatattttaatatcttCTCTAAATTTGGTATTAATGTCTATTTAATccttgaaatttcaaaagatataCTTTTAATCTTCTAAACTGTTATGTATtgatataaatcaattttaatattcaCCAAGAAGGAGGTACTAAGTTGAAACATTGGGAAtaatatggactaaattgaaaaagcattgaaaggggaaaaaacatattaattgaagaaaaaagaaaaaagttatcCATTGGATGGGAAGGGGGAGGGTGGCTTTGGAAATGGATTGTCCTTTGGGATGATGCTTTTTAACAAGTCTTTGCAGAGATTGCTTCTTCATTTAACAGAGCATCACATGTGTCACATGTCTCAccctaacttttttttttcttttttcttttttcttttttttcatcattcattTCACCTTTCCTTTTTTCCCTCTTTCCTTTTCCATTCAACTAACTCATTTTTCAAAGTTATATCTATTATTTTTAAGGACATTATCAAAATTTACCACTAAATTTCAATGGTTATATTAACTAtatcatgcttggcctcgtgatAGTAGGaacgttaaaaaaaaattaaaagactaAGAGATCATGAGTTCAATCCATAACGATCACCTAGAATTTAATTAGGATCCGTGGATTATCTCGTGAGATAGATAATAGTAGTATAATTACAATTGAAAATTAGATGGGATTCACTATCTTACCAATTCATCAATCAATGAGATCGAAAACTCCTTATAAAAATGGTCCATTGTTTTACGCTAGTAGTGtatcaattttgttaaaaattaacCATCTCATTTGACAAAAGAGCCAAAAATTAAACCATGAAAGCATTGAGAAAATGTAGAAATTGTGTACTTATCATCATCTCCAATTTTTAAGCACCTACATTCTAGactcaaaatttcaattaatcGCACAcaagcatatatatatatcaactaAGCAAACCCATATAAAATTTAGCCATAAAATTAGCTACAAACCCAAGcataaaaatcctcaaaatctAGACTCAAAAAGTCGAGCAAAGTAAAATACCActaaaatcaacaacaaaaatatCCAAATTAAGAACCCTTATAAACACATCCCCATGGCCCAAAGAACAATCTCCTTCAATAGCAAGAATGAATCCCCACAGcctaattttaacaattttgttCAAGCAAAGTAAGATTCAAGACTTGGAAGCTTTTCTGTTTGGGTATACAACACAAACAACAAATGGGTAATTCACAATCATATATACAAAAATCTAAAtctcatattatatttgtatcAATTTCAATTTCTGTTGTATTGTTAAAGAGAAAGAGTCAGAGGAATTGGCAAAatcagaagaagaagatgatgatgaactAATTCTGAGACCTGtaattgattttgatttgatttgattttgattttgattttccagTTCCTTTTAggaacgttttttttttttttttttggtatgtaCAGAGAAGAACAACAAACATATTCCCTCCCCATCAAACTCAATCATCTCCATCTCTCATCTCTGTTTCcccttattttatttatgtttttccgATATCGATTGATGAGAGGCAGAGCAGCAAaatcaacaaaaagaaaaatcaatcaaatctCCAAAAGCTACAAACCAGCGGAGAGAagacttgaagaagaagaagaagaagaatcggTGTGGAGAGCTTCAAAGATTTCCGAATCCTCCCAAAGCCTATCGTCAAAATTACAACCACCACTCCGCAAATCGGGAGGAATAAACACCGTCCGGCACAGCGGGCAGGTTCTCTGACCGTAACCGATCCACCGATCGAGACATCCGCGGTGGAAGATGTGGCGACAGTTAGCGAGGCGGCGGATCTCATCGTCGGCCTCGAACTCGTAGAGACACACAGCGCAGCTCTCCGGTGGATCCAAAAGCTCGGAAAACTTGACGACGGGGAGAATCTCACGGAGAACGGCGGCGGAGAGAGGGTCGAGGTCGGTGAAGGGTCCGGTGGGGAAGGAATCGGGGTGATTGGGCCAAGGAATGTCGGGTTCGAGGAAATCTTGGAGACCCAAGAGGCGGAAGAGGAGGGAGATCAGCTTTCTGAGGAAACCGAGGAAGGAGAGTACATGAATGAAGAGCTTGGGAAGAAGAAGCTCAGTGTAGCTTGCAGGGAAACCCATGGCGGAACTGTAaacagaggaagaagaagagagaaatttGGAAGAGATGATTAATGGAATTATGCCGTGAGAAAGACGGCCAATTCTTATTTATAGACCAATTATTTacaatatcaaaataattaaatattttttattctttttttttttttttaaaaaaaaacctttaattttctttaaagtAAAGAATTTCATCAAGGACTATAACATTATATTATATGCTCTCTACTTTAAATGAAATGTTCTCCGTcccgctccccatttcattccctaTTTAGTGAAATTTTCCATGGATCAGAGCGAAGATTCCCTGCAGGGAATTCGCGAGATTGGATTCCCTAAGGAATTtttatccatattttttttttttttgtaaaaaatcaattaatttaaatcattaatgtgagcaaaatttaattaaataattaactttatcattaaattgtttattatgattagttttatatgacaatttgaatttaaagataaattactcaaattttgatgtaaaaaagctaattattttttagtagaaagaaataaaaataaatcaaattattcgcatatataatctaaatttaaatattcaatttaaacatatttattacatttcccaataaataatcaaatttgaaatttaaatgtaatattatataaaaataataataataacatgacattagataactatactaaatcgtcatcgtttagctcatggaGAAACTTTTTCTCCACCCCTCCCCTATTCCTCGCCTAATAAGGGAATCTGTCCCGTTAATAGCTAACCTAAGTACATAAATAGTAAttgatatgtattttttttttatttttttttttgactcttagatttaaatttttaaatttcacgTCTATTGTATTACATAGAAATAGAATCGCAAACAGAATTATAAATCGATAATATTATTCAGAATAAATTTTACCACAATAAATGAATAACCAAAAGAAACTCCAAAAAGAGGTATTAGCTAGGATTTAGGGGTTTAAGCAAATTAGTTTAAGTTGATTTTTGATAAAATGGATGCAAACCTACGGTGCCCTAAAAACTTAAAAAGGTTGGTTTGATAGCTATATGgtgttttaatattgtatttgtctttcaCAATTTTTCTACATGATTTtcacattttcttaaataaagaaaaaaaaaaaaaaaaactcaaccaAAAAAACCTTGACCAAAATTTTGAGACTCAAATCTCTCACTCCATGTATTGTACTGAAAACAAAGACgtaaaatgtttataaacttaatttttaaaaagaaaaaactaaaacttaAGGTCCCACTTGAGAAGCTGACAAGACCAACTACTATATGGACAAAAAGTTTATACTAAAATGGACAGAAgagtaatttaattttacagGTCTCAcaacatcattttaaaaatccTTGACCTAATACCATTCTATTCACTCAAATAggatgttcaaattaaataaaaatgacaatTATATAGTTAGTATTATTTTCCGAacattttaaaagaagaaaaatcttgaaatttcatAGACTCTAGGAAAGACCCCTCAAGAAATAATGTGTACAATCTATGAAGAGAGTATGGGcccaaaaagagaaaaagagatggtgAAGGTGTTTGAAAAGAAAAGTCCTACACACAATAGGGGTTGTAGTCCTAATGGGTAGCCCCACACACCATCATCTAGGAAGGTCACTATAAGTAATTTTTGTGGGGGCACTACTTTGAATTaacaaatcaatttgaaaactaTGTATTATGTTATCATTATTATCTCTCTCTCAAACTACTCttcatatattatatgtcaCCATCAACTATACTCTATAATTTCAACAAATCTTCCACATTTTTCCTAAATTATTGAACATACATATATAATCAACCCTCCAAATATATACCAATcggtttttaattttatttgtgaCAGTTATAGTtttcttgtttaaaattattaaaaaaaattgcttaataatgttttaaaataaataatcattATACCTACCCTTGTATTCACTCGATCTTTTTTAGAGGTattatttagatttaatttcaaatattttttttctcaaaaccAAAAATGGTAGCGGAAGGGAGAAAAAACAATAGGAAaagcaagaaaaagaaaagaaaagaggtcCGTAGAGTATTTATTGATAAGATATAGCtggatgaaaaataaacaaaaaaaagtaaagagaaGTTAATGTAATGTGttgtaatatataataattatggaAAAGAGAGATGAAAGTGGATGTTTTGAGGGTACCCCACAAAAGGGCATCATACCTCATACTGCCAAACCCCATTTGACATTAGTGTCTAATATGGCCACAACATTGGGTGCCCTACCTAATTCAACATATTGCATCCCACACCCCTCCTTTACTTTCCATTCACATACATTCCATCTAATCCCTCTCTTTCTCCTACTTACCCCATTCTTCTCTCAAGTTGCAATGAAACAAAATTAGGGTAAGAGTAGGATCCACTCTCCATTCAACTATACCCATTATTACAATTGTTTATTCAACTTGTCTCTTTCACCTATCATATTCTTACTCATCTATGCTTAATTATTACTTctttactctttactctttctccTATTGGAATGCTTTGAATCTGTTATCTCGCGCTTCGAACAATCTAGTATGAGAATTTCGTTACCTGCTCAGCGAACTGTAGCTCAGGAGCGGCGTGTCCTAGTGAAAGTTCGTGGCAATACCACTTAAACCTAAGTTAAATTCGTATTTCGCATTCTTTAAATTACTTACGGTtggttatttacgattatgaccctagggtttagagaagTGCACTATATAATCTCCCAACCCTAGAGACGCCACtaacattttctttaataaaattattctgaTCTCTTAACACACTGTTAATGAACCACGTGAAATCTATGTGTTGATTCTCTACTCTTTTTacgttttatgtttttttttttttttaattgttgatttttttaacaCCACTTAACATCCCCATGCTCGTGATTACTCTTTGAAAACACGTTTCGCGGTTTTAGGCTTGTTTCATAATTACTCTCGCACAAACTCTGTTTCATAGGTTAAGCTTTGTTCCCATTTTGCTCTCTCGATACGACGAGAATCAAACTTTTACTTTCTTTTCCTTAGGATGCTACAATGTTTAAGTTTGTTTGACTCAACAACAATTTGAAAGATCAGATATGTCTAAAAATCTCTGTTTTTATTTTCAGTTAGTTCACCAAAGTACTTTGTTGCTTACTACTCCCTTTCTCGTGCAATATTAAGATGCAATAGAGAATAAATAAGGTATAGTTAGAGAGGAATAAAAAAGATAAGATGATAAAAGAGAGAATTGACCGAGttggtgaaaatttgaaatgaggGTGTGGAGCGTTGTTGTAGGAAGAAGAAACGTGACAAAAGAAGTGGAAAGAGAGATAGATGTAGGATATAAGATAGGAAAAAAAGGTGCAATATGATTTGAAAAGTTTGTCCAAATGGTTTGTGTTATAGGACATTGCACATATTGACCCACACCCACCTCCAATGGTTGCTTCATATTCACAAGTGTTGTtcaatacaaataaataattaacctAAAGTTTAAAATGGGGTTTAAGTGGAGAGCCCATATTTTTGCCTCTTGCATCTCTGTCATTATGGCTCTATTAGGGACATGGATAACATGTAGGCCACCTAAATCCAACCATATTATATCTTCTATCTCTCTATCTTTGCTTTCATCTATACATGTAGATGTTACATTTGATGTGCAAGCAAATAAGAATGTGAAGTTTGAGAATGTGAtgtttcaaagataaaattactGTGGATGATAGATATGTGGAGAGATACACTTCTAATACACGTctatatcattttttaaaaattaagactcgtcaaaataccattttgatcTTATACCCTTGGATTTGCTCAATTTTAGTACGactacttttaataaatcttcaattttagtctttcaaagttgattttCATCGAAACTggttgaataataataatatttttcatgcaaaaaaaaaaaaaaaatacaatatgtgaatacattatcaaaatttatagtgaaaatattaaagaaataatattttttcatttaaaaaaaaacaacaatcaTCCATTAATAATTGacaataaaatttaagatttattgaatatatatagaataaaattaaataaacaaggTATATTTAATATCACTCATTTTTATATTAGAACTCTAAGAGAAAATACTTCTGGAATAAATAGTTAAGTTAACGCACTTCATTTTTTCTAggtttattgattttattattagagaaaactacttttagattttttttttttttttcctttgagtTCAATAATATGTaggatgaaaatttaaaaaacctCTATAGTAAGGAAGGTGATACAATTATGATCGAGCTAGTTCATTTTATACTTTGACGTTTGATCTTTTTTTTAGCTCTTTAATTCGGGTATTTTTTGATCGGTTTGATTTTATACCTATATTTAGGTGTTTTAGTAATAATTagctttaaaaatattattatggTTCGATTTTgagataattttgaaatttataaggtttaatttctattataaaaaaaaaatttatggtcatcttctaaatttattttaagaaaatattaattttattccaaatgtaattagatgaaattgaaagtttaacgCATAAAATTGAGTAACTAAACTCACCCTTAAATTTAATGGAAATGTTTAATAAATTACTCCcggttaaattttaaataattattcataattactttaaatctTTCAAACTTTCAAACTTTATCAATTTTGTCCTTTTGTACTTTTAAGGGATGTGGAGCACga
Proteins encoded:
- the LOC120092692 gene encoding E3 ubiquitin-protein ligase RHA1B encodes the protein MGFPASYTELLLPKLFIHVLSFLGFLRKLISLLFRLLGLQDFLEPDIPWPNHPDSFPTGPFTDLDPLSAAVLREILPVVKFSELLDPPESCAVCLYEFEADDEIRRLANCRHIFHRGCLDRWIGYGQRTCPLCRTVFIPPDLRSGGCNFDDRLWEDSEIFEALHTDSSSSSSSSLLSAGL